In Setaria italica strain Yugu1 chromosome IX, Setaria_italica_v2.0, whole genome shotgun sequence, the genomic stretch AATCATAAAACTAAAAAAGTCATAATTCCTAAACCGAGCATCCAAATTAAGTTTTAATTGCAGGattatattttgaaaaaaaatacattttaCTCCtctcacctatccactttgttTGCTTAACCTCCGAATAAAATTTAGGCCTACCTTAGTCCCATGAACTATTTTGTTTGGTCCAATTTAtcccctaattagatttttcttttttgtttctccatataTGAGTTGAGTTtttagttcaaattttgtgagtagATATAAAACATGATGTcttatgtaaaaaaaattatactaagaattttcatggttattttcataggttaggaatatttaatacaaaattgtatgaaaagtaatcatgaaaaaaatttgaagtatttttctaacatagaaGGGGAAGAACTGCCACATGCTTATGCTAGTTAGAATTCATAGATGATATTTTAGCATTTCACTTCTGAAACGAAACGAAGTAACAAAAAACTTGAAATGCAAGGTTGTCATATATCTCGATGAAAATCAAGCTGATAGCGCAATTGATGTTTTTAAGCGGCAGGGtatttattcttttatttcaGGATATCAATGGCCCTGAGGACCTTTAAATGAGCAACTGCTGAACAAGCCGCATTCACCAAGTGGCAGATCATTGTTCACTGTTTTCCTGTAGATCTGTAGAGGCTCCGTGACACTGTGGAGAATATTCATTACCCAATTTTGCTTCAATATAATCATTAAACAATCACATGTATTTTACATACTTTTTGAGGGAAATATTTTACATACTTCAGTTCTGTTTCTtgtccagttttttttttgggctgGTACAAAAAAATCTTGTCCGAGTAAACTACCATCTCAGCATGAATCTAATCAGAGCATATCTGATCAACATGGACTTGAAATGTCAGTAAATTATTTAATCCATTCCTCTGAAATTTAGCACCGTCCATAAGTACATGATCGAAGTGGAAATATACTTCCAGGTAAAATAAATCTGCTGTAGCTCAATtgatcttgattctgatgaagCCTCATTATTAGTTCTGGCCAATAATTGCATTGTGTTCTCAGGAACTATTGTTCAAACGAAGATATGCCATCCAAGTGAATTCGACTTCTACCTCTGTAGTCACTCTGGTATTCAGGTAAACAGTTGCTCGATCGTGACACTTATGTAGTGAAGTTTCTGCTTAGTTTATTCATTTCGCCCTCTGACAGGGAACGAGCCGCCCAACACACTACCATGTTTTGTTTGACGAAAACAATTTCACTGCTGATGCACTGCAGACATTGACTTACAATTTGTGTTACACGTAAGCAGATTTTACCACTTATCTTGTGATCCTTAAACCTTTTCCCCAATTAGCCACCATATTCATCTCAACCTTATGATTTGGCTTTCAGTTCCGCTCGATGCACGCGATCGGTTTCTATAGGTAGGCAATTGGTCTGCAACTTATTAGTGTCCTCAGTTACTGGTTTTCCACATCCTGTGATCCCTTTTAGATTAACGAAGCAATTGTGTTCCATGTGTTGCAAGCAGTTCCCCCAGCATATTACGCGCACCTGACGGCTTTCCAAGCACGCCACTACTTGGATGACGGCTTCTCTGACCAAGGATCGTCTTCTGCGACGAGCTCTCAGCTCCACGATCGTGCCGTCCAGCTGGTGAAGCAGCTGCCCAAAGTGAAGGAGAACGTTAAGCAGTTCATGTTCTACTGCTGAAGTTTGGGTGGATCCCCTGCAAGAACTGGCATCAGCGCTTTTGTTGTCATGAAACTCCAGGTCGAGTAGCTCTTGTGTGGTGTAAATATGGCAAACTAGTTCATAGGCCGAGTGCATCACCTTCAGATCATCTTTTGGAGAACTCATCCATCGATGGAAAACCACAACAAAATGGCAGCCTTCGTCTTGTTGCCTTCAAATCTTCTGTTGACTTAAAATTCAGTGCAACAACTTGTGATTTTGGGAGGTTCCAGTTGCAACCTTGCAGGTGTTGCGTCTGAATATGCTGGCATCCTAACACTAGCATGACATCCTTCTACAGGCTccagaattgtttgactttctGGATGTAAATACATGACTTAAACCTGTTAAATCATGGGCTCTTTGTTGCATTTGGGGCACGCAATGTCTGAGTCATGGTCTCATCACCACCATCCACGCGGGCATTACCATTGATTTTTCTATATTTGGAATCAATGAAGGATTACCTGTCCTTGACGCAAATCCATCCTACATCACCCATCAATATTTCATTACTTCTTAAAAGAAGTCTCGGTTCGGCTGtgtcttgttgccttgtcatTGGCCAAATCTGAACGGAGGGTGCGCTTATCCGGCCATGAAACGCCATGGAAACAGCGCTGCTCAGACTTATTATCAACTCGCAGCTGGGAGCCCGGGAGTATTGTAGTGATATTATTGGCGGGAGCCGGCTGACTCGAGAGTTTAAATTTGCGTCGTCCTTTGAAGATTCTCACACGGTTTGGTCAGAGAAAGAGACCGCTGGTGACGTGCTGACAGAGAGAGATTTTGAATATTCCTCTGTGATTACCAGTGAATTTTCGTTGCCAAATTATCGGCAGTCAGCGTCGTACGTTGACTGCTTGTGGCAAAGGCTGAACCGCTGAAGGCCCTGCGTCTATGATCCCCGGTAGTTGGGGTAACGTGTTGAGTCTAAACCATAAACCATCCGCTGGTTCGGTGTGTCTATGCAAGGAAGTTGTGACATCTTATTCTATCGAAACTGAATTGGCAGCACTTGGCACTCTCTGTTTGTGAGTCCTCCTTTCGTGACTGGTGGCTAGCAGTGAGAAAACAGGTGGATAGGTTGGCTAGGAAAACTTTAGACTCTCTCATTATCCTGGTGGGCTGGTTCATTTGGCTGGAAagaaatggaaagaaatgaAAGAACTTTCAATCATGTTCAGAGGACGACGGGATTCTGAATCAGAAGATTATAGAAGAGGTGACGGATTGGATTTTGGCAGAATTTCATTGTCTACGCCATTTACAGCAGCCGTCCACCCCAATATCGTACACGGTAACCTGTTAGTAGGGACGCAGCAAGATGCAAATGTAATTTCTTCTTAACTCTTGTATTCGGTATTCGAACTCTTGTATTCGGTATTCGCTAGCAGGGATTTCTTTTTAACTCTTATATGCGCTAGCAGGTCATCAATCCCAGATGACGCTACAAGTTCTTGTAACCAAACTTTTTTTCTCCTCTTAATGAAATATGTGCTAAGGTAAACAAAAGTCGGGAGTGTTTTGTTGCTCTCCAATCAAAGGTTTCCAAGCTATCCGTATGAATATGGAAGAGTGAGTGGATTGCACCGTGGGTTCATGAACTTTGTGCTTACGGCCGGATTGGACTGTAACTGGTCAACTCGTGCTGTATATGTTGATGCTGGTGTAGCCCTACGTCCTTGCACGAGAAAATCTCCTGAAATCTTCAGAATCCCTGTTCCTGACGTGGCAGAAAACCCTTGGCTCTTGTAGAGCCACAACTCACAcacagacaaaaaaaaaaaacccgcgCGAGTTGTTCGTGGTGCTCCCGTCAGATTGTCAGAATATGTTGTGAGCACGGCTAAGTGCCGAACGCAAGTGTACCAAGATTTTCTTCTACGCGACGGTGATTGCAGGTGAAAGGGACGGTGCCTGCTCATGTCAAGAGCTCAGAGCATTTCGCTCACTCTATGCTTAGTCCATAATAGCCTCGTGTGTCCCATAGGCTGATTTCTCTCCTTTCATTTTGCATCTAGTCAAAAGCATCGCATTCCTGCATAAGAACATATATAGCGTAGCTTTTTTTTTCGAATGTACGTTGGATACGTATCTTCTATCCTAATAGAAAACATTGAAATTTACTCCTACTGATTTCTTACTTATGATTTCTTACTTATCCATCAATCACCTAAAATTATATTAGAAATTGAACTAGACATGAGAAATTGGGGTTAGGGTCTAAGGGTTTGGAATTTGGGGTTTAGCTCTGTATCCGGCTGTAGAGGAAGCTTCGGGGCGGCTGGCTAGCTGGCGGTGGAGGGGGAAGAGACAGTGGCGGAGCGGAGGTGGTGAGGGCACCACCGGAGCCGGGCAGTGGAGGAGCTCCGGTTGGCGGTGGAAGCGGCGGGGGCATTAGACCCCAACGGGTTAGcgttggcggtggcggagggcggcTGCGGAGGCCGTTGGAGTAGGATGGAGGTGGGGCGTCACATCCGATGCTCCATTGTATCGGGAGGAAGATGAAGGCATGAGAGAAGAAACCAATAAGGAGAGAAGGGGCggttttggattgttggatccACATCCAAAATCGATTGAAGAGAAGACAGCTCCACATTGAAAAATTTACTCCTCATCAAAAACATTCGCTCTTCTGTTTAGTTTTATCCTTCTCGAAGTGCAACAAGAAGTTCCGAAAcacttttttctaaaaaaatttgtAGTACTCCGTAACATCCAGAACAAAATCAAGAGAATTAAATTGTTTCCTCTGAGGTTCACGCGATTGTGATGTATTATATCCTAACGTGTGGGCACCAGGAGTACACAACGACCAACGTTTAGGAACAACCACGCATCACCTACTGGAAAGAAGGGGCAACAAGGATCACCTCAGACAACGATGGGTCTTGCAAGTGGTAAGATGTTAGTCGTTGCGCCAGTTTCAACCCTTCTAGTCTGTTTAGGAATTGATGGATATTGTAGCAGGCTTACCTAATATCTAGAACGTTTTACAATTTGTGGCGTGGCAGAAAATGGCGGCTTGTGTCTTGACTCTTGACCAGTCGACTGGTTAGTCTTTGGGCCAGCAAGCCACACACTGCTCTACCAAGTCCATGGCAAAGTCGTCGTATGTATTGTCCAGGCAATTTTGAACCGTAGGCCTCAAATTCCTAGTCCATGCAGAGTTGCAGACTAGTAAATAGCAAATCCATATACTATACCAAGCGCACGTGCAAGTGGTAGTGAATTTGGAGCGAAAAAAATGACAAGAGATTTCATAGTTGCACACACCTAGTGCAACATGTAGTCAAATGGAAAATTAGCTTACGTGCCCGCCGCAACCTCTCGACGCTCTCATATAACCATGTGAAGGAGTACACGACGATTACAAGTGATAGAAGCTAcaccctccgtttcaaattataagtcattccaatttttttgaagagttaaagcatctcaagtttgaccaaatttatataataaagtactaacattcatggtaccaaataagtaccattagttttttcattaaatatatttttatagtatatattcggtgctataaatttttatgatcctctctataattttgatcaaacataaaatagtttgactctccaagaaagttggaattacttataatttggaatggagataGTATCTTGGGTGGGTCAAGCAGTGTACCACTTACGATTACGTCAAAATGACCTAAGTGATACGCTTGCACGGCGTTAGCATCTCCAAGAGTTCCCTATTTGCCTTCCTAATACTTGGTttttagaaaaatgagaaaaaatctCTCTCCAACAGTTTCTAATCCATCCTCCTAATATTTAGCCGCGCGCGTAACTTTGCGCGTCTCGTCGGTCACACGGATTTGCCTTACCGCATGGAATCCATCCTGGCGAGCCTTCTTTTGCCGCCGATCTATCCTTCGTGCGCTCGTCCATCGTTCGTGGCGGTCGTACAGGAAGGAAGCCGCTCCTCCATCGCTCGCCGTCCAGGTCAACGAACGACACGCCACGGACGTAGTGACCTGGTACATACTCCGATCTATCGTTTTGCCATGGGCTTGCTGTGCTGCTGCCGGCGCCATGGCTTCctgtcggccgccgccgccgctaggttTCCCTTGCCCGCCACCGTCCGTCCGTTCCTATGTTTTGCCGTGGCCGTGCTCTTTTGGATTTGCTGCGTTGTTGTATCACTGGATCAGAAGCCGTCCCTATGTGCTTGCCGTGCTAGGTCATGGCCGGACGCCGCCTCTTTGCCAGGCCATGGCGGGCTGCTGCCTTGCGTGCGAGGCCGTGGCACCCTGTGGCCGGCCGTGGCTGTCCGCTGGCCGCCAGCTGCTGCCGCTGTGTGCATGCTGCCGCTGTGTGTCTGCTGCCGATGTGGGCCTCAATTTGAATTTTTAGATGTCATTTATTAGAAATTCTTGGAGATGACTATTTTTTTCCCTCCCAATTAATATTTGGGAGTTGCCAAACTATAACTTTTTAGGAGAAAAAAGTAGGAATTttttggagatgctcttacaGATTCGATTTGCGACAGTGCACGACGATGAGCTATCTTTCGAGCGAAAATTCAAACTATATTATTCAAACTTTTGGCGTCTCCTGTTGCACTCGTTTTCCTGCTTGTAGATCTAACCAAAAAAACTCAATAAATTTCAAAATGACATAATCGTACCGTACCAGAGGTTGATAGATAGCAGGAAAATGGCGAAGACAAATATAGCAAATAAGCCATAGCATGAATCGCTCAATCCAAACAAATCCTAAATGGACGCTCGGGATTAACCGCAGTGGAAACGCTTGTCAAAATTTCCTTTGATTATTCGTCGAGTCGCACTCGGGATCCGAACTGGAAGCTCACAAGGCTCCACAGCCTCTTACATATAAGCTCAGCTATAGCCACTGCAAGTACAGGAGCTGACACACAACACAGGTGGTAGCTAATATAGCTACCTCAAGCGAACCTCTTGTGCGTGGCCGTCCCGAGAACCATCAGGCGATCAACGATGGTGTTCGGCGACCGCGCCGCCACgggcgcgcccggcgccggcgcggcgccggcgagcacgaTGCGGTTCGCGCTGCACGTGATGCGCGGGCGGTGGTTCATGTTCTTCGCGTCGATCCTGatcatggcggcggccggcggcacctACATCTTCGGCATCTACTCCAAGGCGGTGAAGTCGTCGCTCGGGTACGACCAGCAGACGCTCAACACGCTCAGCTTCTTCAAGGACGTGGGCGCCAACGTCGGCATCCTCCCGGGCCTCATCAACGAGGTCACCCCGCCGTGGGTCGTCCTGGCGTGCGGCGCCGGCATGAACCTCGCCGGCTACCTCATGATATACCTCGCCGTCTCCGGCCGCACGGCGCGGCCCCCCGTGTGGCTCATGTGCGTGTACATCGCCGTCGGCGCCAACTCGCAGTCGTTCGCCAACACCGGCGCGCTCGTCACCGCCGTCAAGAACTTCCCCGAGGACCGCGGCGTCGTGCTCGGCCTGCTCAAGGGCTTCGTCGGGCTCAGCGGCGCCATCTTCACGCAGCTCTACCGCGCCATCTACGGCACCGACAACGACGGCGCGGAACTCGTGCTGCTCATGGCGTGGCTCCCCGCCGCCATCTCGCTGCTCTTCATCCCCACCATCCGCATCATGCCGCGGCGGGACGCGGCCGGGCAGGAGCGCGGCAGGGAGCGcagggccttcttcctcttcctctacGCCTCCATCGTGCTCGCCATCTACCTCCTCATCATGAACGTCGTCGAGCTGGAGGTGATCCGCTTCCCCAAGCCGGCCTACTACGTCACGGCtgccgtcctcctcctgctcatcTTCTTCCCGATCGTCATCGTCGTCAAGCAAGAGCTCAAGACCTACCtccagccgccggcgccggcgatcaCGACCTCCTCCATCGTCACGATAACCGTCGATCACGAGAAAACACACCCGTCCTCGGCCCAGGTGACACCGCCACCGGCTTCTGatcaggccgccgccgccggcacctcgcCGTCGTGCTTCCAGGACGTgttccggccgccggcgaggggccAGGACTACACCATCCTGCAGGCCCTGTTCAGCGTGGACATGCTGGTCCTCTTCGTGGCCACCATCTGCGGCATCGGCGGCACGCTGACTGCCATCGACAACATGGGCCAGATCGGCCAGTCGCTGGGCTACGCGCAGCGCTCCATCACCACGTTCGTCTCCCTGGTGAGCATCTGGAACTACGCCGGCCGCGTGGTCTCCGGCTTCGCCTCAGAGCACCTCCTCGCCCGCTACAAGGTGCCCCGCCCGCTGGCGCTCACCGtagtcctcctcctcgcctgcGTCGGCCACGGGCTGATCGCCTCCGGCGTCAGCAACGGGCTGTACGCGGCGTCCGTGATCCTGGGCTTCTGCTTCGGCGCGCAGTGGCCGCTGCTGTTCGCCATCATCTCTGAGGTGTTCGGGCTCAAGTACTACTCGACGCTCTACAACTTCGGCGCCGTGGCGAGCCCCGTGGGCTCCTACATCCTCAACGTGCGGGTCGCCGGCAGGATGTACGACCGGGAGGCGCTCCGGCAGGGCGGGCGGAAGGGGCGGGACCTCACCTGCATCGGGGTGCGGTGCTTCAGGGAGTCGTTCCTGATCATCACCGGCGTGACGCTGCTCGGCGCGCTCGTGTCGCTGGTGCTGGCGTGGAGGACGAGGGAGTTCTACCGCGGGGACCTGTACGGGCGGTTCAGGGAGGTCGGCATGGTCggagcggccgccggcgggggaggaggagaggataaGAAGGTGCGTGAGGTagcgagcagcagcggcggtgtCAGTGACACTGACACCGGTAATAAGGACTCCACTAGTACCAGTGAGAGCGGCAATGGCAACAAGGTCTGAATTGTAAATGAGATGGAGAAAGGTTATTCCTTGAGTGCTCGACTGCTTGCCACACTTACCGTGCGTGACGATCTCTTGGTGACTTTGCGTACGTCAACGTAGCACGGGCCATCGAACGCGGGAACACACCATGCGCATGTGGTCACCGGCGAGCGCTGCTTCGTCGCTGGCCGgcgtggacggtcgagtggcgGTCGTAGTGCTGCGCATGCGCGGCGTGTCCCGACTCCCGACTCCCAAGCTCCGTGCAGCCAACCAACGACAGACGCCAACGTGCACGTTTGGGGATCTTGTATAATTTGTGGGAGTTGGTTAAGCTTAGTGACTTTAAATCCCATGAGATCCAATTAGATTATATGTTTCCTAAAAATTAGATCAACATCTTACtgttactaattggaggctccttttgaagtctCTAGGTGaaaggctccttttgaagtctctaggtgaagccacctaggatcctaggtggatactatagaaaaagagagaaatcctataaattctcacaaaaaagcaaaatatctgACCATCAATAGAtaaactcaaatcatcatagccattagatctattatattttctaaaaaactacccacctatgccattatgaaaatagcctaaagtaaccctctaaatctatatctaaattacccacctataccattatataaaataaacttaaAGTAatccctaatcttcatcaaaattacccacttatcccattataaacaatatttaaaataacctctaaatttgcaactaataTAAATAACTTCACATatcccctaatcttcatctaaattaccaacTAATACCATTataatttctaaaaaatatccccctaaatttgcatctaaattgtTTACCACTagcattataaaaaataactaaaaTTAATCCCTTAAATTTGTGTATATAATACCAAcgtatgccattattaaaaataacatgagataaccttacatttgaatccaaatcaccttacttaaaaatatacaccaatatatgattttaaattgtctatttcttatactattggtatatgatataataattaagatatATACACATgttgtgtgtcaccatttataaagatatagaggaagtgatgagaatatatatttctattTAAAATTACAGCTCAAACTTCAGGtctattaaacaaattcaagcattTAGATGCGatccaaagtgaaaagttaaagattataaatgtggatgaaaacgtTATAGCGTAATTACTAACAAAAATCTATCACAAACAGATGAAGGTAATAAGTATATAGCTATATATTAtgttcaaatatttaacaaatgagatgCAACTCAAGGTAGTTTTGTAGCAATTAGCctcattttttccattggagactccccATTAGTTCTCATGAGACAAgttagaaaaaaaagacaaatcatagaaattctcataaaactcaaaaatatcaaacatcaatcatgtaaactctaataatcatagtcattagTCTAttacattttctaaaaagttacccaccattattattattaaaatattctaaaataaacactaaacctatatctaaagtACCGagctctgccattataaaaaataatctaaagtaacccataatcttcatctaatttgctcatgcatatcattacaAAGAATAACTTAAAATGCCATTCTAAACTTGTATTTAAGTTACTGgtgtatgtcgttattaaaaacaacataaagtaaacaccAAAATGTTAATCTAATTATTTTCATATGCATCATACtgaaatgtccaaaagtaaactaatatatgattctaaattacctattcacatcattgttaatatagaaatactaagttaagacatatacacatgatgagtgtacATGTAGACCATTTACACATGtttgtgaggaagtgatgaaaaatattaatttttatgctaaacacaatggaGGTAcgataaaaaatgaaaaaaagtgtgaatgtggatgaaaaaagtgtatagagtaattactaattaaaaatcattCACAACtagataaagataagtacatacTTATCTATATGaatattatgttgaagtattgaaaggATGAGAGAGTattaggtaaacaattttgattattagctagaagtttaatttctaaataattttaaaatataatagcttttaaaaacaTTAGCTCATGTGGTAGCACGGGTTCATAAACTAGTTTCAACAAATTAGATTGGAAAAAGTCAATTCACCTATTCACTCTGTCCACTTCAcccctgaacaaaatttaggctcactttactcctcTGAACTATTTCGTTTGGTCATATCTACctcctaattagatttctctttttttatttgtgtatgagttgaattttcatttcaaattctgtgagcatatacaaaacatgatgccttatgttaaaaaattatattacaatttttcatggttattttcataggttaggaatatttaatatgaaattgatcttagatataataaattgtataaaaagtgataatgaaaaatttctaatgtatttttctaacatatagcatcatgttataagttaGCTGgaaaaatttgaaaataaaactcAACTTATACgtgaataaataaaaaagagaaatctaattaggtggtagattggaccaaataaaatagttcaggggagtaaagtgagcctaaattttgcttagggttTAACTGGAAAAACTAATTAGGTGAGGGGAGTCACATAGACTTTTTCcaattatatttaatattttctaaaaattagatcaacattgaaaaatactagattcaatattttgtaaaaaagtacaacattcaacatttttcccTACCTACTTCAACATCTTCACAAAAAAGGATTCAATATTTTTCCAAACAAAATTCAATATTTTagttatattatttttttgatcttcttcttcaaccACATTCCACGGTAGAGGCGGTGTGCAGGGCTAGCAGCGTCCACCCACAGGTGGCAGCGGGCGGGGCCGACATATATGAGGGGAGTGGCGCACCCATTGGGTACGGTGGCGTGCGCGGAGGCGGCAGTGGGGCCGACACTTGTGAGTAGCAGCTAAGTAAAGGAGCAACGACGAGCGGGGTAGTGGGCGGGAACGCCAGCATGTAGGGTTGATGCGGCAGCTGAGCTGCGGTCGGGAGGACCAAGGCGGCGACGAGTGAAGCAGCTTCATCGGGACGGTGGCTCGAGCGAGGCAAAATCTAGGTTGAGGCTTTGAGGGTGCATCCAACCGATAGTATTGAGCGTATGAATCTCAAACACCGAAAGTTGAATAAGAAAAAACTTTCGAAAAAATTATATAGAAAACTCGTGTGCATCTGGTGTTAGGATTTGACTTGCCGCGCCGTGCAGCATAAACGCCACCTGTAATGGAACACGAACCAACCATTGCACTATATTCAAAAAACTTTGAGCAAATTAGCCATTGCAGATACAATGGGATCTACATTACAATGGGATCTACATTTGTGCTAACACCAGAATTGGTGCTCCATCCACAAAAATGATGCAACTATAGGTTACAGTTGCAAAATCACATTACACCAACAGTCTAACACTGATAGAGGAAGCTAATGCTTAGTGACGGTTATAGATACCTGAGTACCCTTATGGAGGGCCTAGCCGATCACTAATGGACCGGCTcgacttgatgaagaaggcaaaAGATAGAGTCCGGCTAGAGCTCCCCacgtgttgtaatccgactagatctcatctatagtaaccgactaggggtcctgccatgtaaccct encodes the following:
- the LOC101754602 gene encoding protein NUCLEAR FUSION DEFECTIVE 4; the protein is MVFGDRAATGAPGAGAAPASTMRFALHVMRGRWFMFFASILIMAAAGGTYIFGIYSKAVKSSLGYDQQTLNTLSFFKDVGANVGILPGLINEVTPPWVVLACGAGMNLAGYLMIYLAVSGRTARPPVWLMCVYIAVGANSQSFANTGALVTAVKNFPEDRGVVLGLLKGFVGLSGAIFTQLYRAIYGTDNDGAELVLLMAWLPAAISLLFIPTIRIMPRRDAAGQERGRERRAFFLFLYASIVLAIYLLIMNVVELEVIRFPKPAYYVTAAVLLLLIFFPIVIVVKQELKTYLQPPAPAITTSSIVTITVDHEKTHPSSAQVTPPPASDQAAAAGTSPSCFQDVFRPPARGQDYTILQALFSVDMLVLFVATICGIGGTLTAIDNMGQIGQSLGYAQRSITTFVSLVSIWNYAGRVVSGFASEHLLARYKVPRPLALTVVLLLACVGHGLIASGVSNGLYAASVILGFCFGAQWPLLFAIISEVFGLKYYSTLYNFGAVASPVGSYILNVRVAGRMYDREALRQGGRKGRDLTCIGVRCFRESFLIITGVTLLGALVSLVLAWRTREFYRGDLYGRFREVGMVGAAAGGGGGEDKKVREVASSSGGVSDTDTGNKDSTSTSESGNGNKV